Within the Butyrivibrio sp. AE3004 genome, the region ACCTCTTACTCCATCAGTTCCAAATAATCTAGACATTTCTTCCTCCAAATAATCACTCTACTTTATTCAATATTACTGTGACTTCAATTGTATTTGCAGTCGTCACACCACCCGGAAGCGAAAGCGATACATTAGCCCTGTATTCACCGGCTAAATCATCTCCTGCACCTACCATCTGGGATACATCTACCGTTCCGGATACATCTTTTGCATTTATACTGTTAACCTTTTCGGCAAGTCCGCTGACCGACAGACTAAATGTCTGACCGTCCTCTCCTATCATTACCTCATACCCATCCGGAACATTAGTGAATTCTATCTGGTCATAAGGAACATTGAGAATTTTATCATTCTTCTTGTCTATATATGCAACAACAGTTGCAATGCCATTAAAGTCTTCATCGCCAAAAGTGACATTACCTGGCAGATAGCCCGACAGATCAATAGTAGTCGTCAGGTTGCCTGTATAGCCTGTAATATCAAGTGATGCATCAGATATTATTATCGTGTCAATCTTGTTAAGTACAGACATTCTTCCAGCCAGCAGAACACTGTCAGGATTTGCGTCTATCTGGCCTGTTGCCACATAGCCTTCCGCAGGCACTCCGGATACCTGATAAATAATCGGCACTCTCTTGGTAGCCAGAATAGTAACACTCACACCTACCGACGTACTGCTAAGCTTCAGGTTATCCCTCGGAATCTCATTACCATCCTCATCGTAAAGATGAATTTCGGCATTGGTTCCGATATTGGTCGTATAGCCTGTTACCTCAACGTTTACCGAAGCATCCTTAACGCTTTCAACAACCGACTTCGCTCCGGTTATTCTAATCTGGTTCTGGTCAGTAATGACATCCCCTATTATATACCCTTCAGTCAAGCTACCGGAGGTTGTTGCCGAAATAGCCAGTGTTTTGGAGGCTCTTTCCTCTATGCTGAGTCTTACGGCATCAATGCTTCCGCTTATACTTTGAATCTGATTTCTGTATTTATTCGTATCAAGCTGGATGGCAACATAATAAACACCATCTATATTAGTTGTATTCTCAAGATCGGCATAAGCAACTATATTTTCTTTGCTGAGAGAATCAACAATAGATCTTGGCGCATAAACAGTAACCGTCGATAGTATGTCACTATCCTCCAGCACCTGATATACCTGATTATTGTCCGTTATGCTGTTAGTATTTCTTAGTGTCACCTGTACATTACTGAAACGCACAGAATCTACAGGATCACTGATATTTGTTACAAGGAACCAAAGAAGTGCGGCAAATAAAAGCGAAGCAATCTTCAGCCCCAGGTTTGCAGTTAAATTAAGATTCTTCATTTCGCAATCCCTTTCGCTTTTTTATTTCCCTTATTCTTTTTCTTTTTATCCTTTTTATCTTCGGATGTCTTATTCTGTATCTGTCTTAATCTCTCTCTTAAGCGCTCACTGTCCAGCGCTCTTTCAAGCTCTCCCATATAAGCAACACTTATTTTTCCGGTTTCCTCGGATACGATTATGGTAAGGGAGTCTGTGACCTCTGAAACACCGACACCTGCTCGATGTCTTGTTCCGAGTTCCTTACCAAGTTCCATATTATCCGAAAGCGGCAGATAACATGTAGCTGACGTAATTCTGTCGCCTCTGATTATTACCGCACCATCATGAAGCGGAGTATTATG harbors:
- a CDS encoding CdaR family protein; this translates as MKNLNLTANLGLKIASLLFAALLWFLVTNISDPVDSVRFSNVQVTLRNTNSITDNNQVYQVLEDSDILSTVTVYAPRSIVDSLSKENIVAYADLENTTNIDGVYYVAIQLDTNKYRNQIQSISGSIDAVRLSIEERASKTLAISATTSGSLTEGYIIGDVITDQNQIRITGAKSVVESVKDASVNVEVTGYTTNIGTNAEIHLYDEDGNEIPRDNLKLSSTSVGVSVTILATKRVPIIYQVSGVPAEGYVATGQIDANPDSVLLAGRMSVLNKIDTIIISDASLDITGYTGNLTTTIDLSGYLPGNVTFGDEDFNGIATVVAYIDKKNDKILNVPYDQIEFTNVPDGYEVMIGEDGQTFSLSVSGLAEKVNSINAKDVSGTVDVSQMVGAGDDLAGEYRANVSLSLPGGVTTANTIEVTVILNKVE